A region of the Burkholderia pyrrocinia genome:
CTACTACTACCTGAACAACAGCGATCCGGCGCTGAAGGACAAGCGCGTGCGCCAGGCGCTGTCGATGGTGCTCGATCGCGAGGTGCTGACCTCGAAGCTCACGCAGGCCGGCGAGAAGCCGATGTACGGGCTGATGCCGAACGGCACGAAGGGCGTGCAGCCGTTCACGCCGGATTGGGCGTCGTGGCCGATGGCCAAGCGCGTCGAGACGGCCAAGAACCTGCTGAAGCAGGCCGGCTACTCGGATGCGAAGCCGCTGTCGTTCACGCTGACCTACAACACCAACGACCTGCACAAGAAGGTCGCGCTGTTCGCCGCGTCGGAATGGCGCACGAAGCTCGGCGTCAACACCAAGCTCGAGAACGTCGAGTTCAAGGTGCTGATGAAAGAGCGGCATGACGGCAAGGTGCAGATCGCGCGCGACGGCTGGTTCGCCGACTACAACGACGCGATGACGTTCTTCGACCTGCTGCGCTGCGGCAGCGCGCAGAACACGGTCGGCTACTGCAACAAGCAGGCCGACGCGCTCGTCGACGAAGGCAACCAGAAGCTCGACGACAAGGCGCGCGCCGCGCTGCTCACGCAGGCGCACGACCTCGCGCTGAACGACACGCCGATGGTGCCGCTGTTCCAGTACTCGGCCGACCGTCTCGTGAAGCCGTACGTCGGCGGCTACTCGCTGAAGAACGTGATCGACATGCGTGCTTCGCAGGACATGTACCTGGTCAAGCACTGAGCGGAGCGATCATGCTGGCCTACGCACTGAGGCGCACGTTGTGGGCGGTGCCGACGATCCTCGCGGTCGTCACCGTCTGCTACCTGCTGCTGCATTTCACGCCCGGCGGCCCGTTCGATACGGAGAAGCAGCTTTCCGCCGCGACGCTCGCGAACCTGAACGCGAAGTACCACCTCGACCAGCCGCTGTGGAAGCAGTACCTGATGTATCTCGACGCGCTGCTGCACGGCGACCTCGGTCCGTCGTTCCGCTATGTCGACTGGTCCGTGAACGACCTCGTGCGCAAGGCGCTGCCGGTGAGTCTCGGCGTGGGCGGCGTGTCGATCCCGATCTCGATCGGGCTCGGCGTGCTGCTCGGCACCGTCGCGGCCGTGCGCCGCGACAGCTTCATCGACCGCATCGTGATGCTGATCGGCAACGTCGGCAACGTCGTGCCGCCGTTCGTGCTCGGCCCGGTGCTCGTGTGGATCTTCGCGATCCTGCTGAAGACCTCGGCCGGCAACGGCTGGCTGCCGGCGGGCGGCTGGGGCGACGGCGGCTGGCAGTACCGGCTGCTGCCGATCGTGCTGCTGACCTTCATCAACATGTCGCTGCTCGCGCGCGTGATGCGCGGCTCGATGATCGAGACGCTGTCGAGCAACTACATCCGCACCGCGCGCGCGAAGGGCCTGCCGGGCTCGACGATCGTGCTGCGCCACGCGCTGAAGCCCGCGCTGATGCCGGTCGTGTCGCTGTTCGGCACGGTCTGCATCTCGTCGATCACGGCTGCCGTCGTCACCGAATCGGTGTTCGCGCTGCCGGGGCTCGGGCAGCTCGTCGTGAACGGTGCGATCAACCGCGACTACACGCTGGTGCTCGGCCTCGTCGTGCTGACGACCGTCTGCGCGGTGCTGTTCAACCTGCTGGTCGACCTCGCGTACGCGTGGCTCGATCCGCGCATCCGTTATTGAGCGAGGCACAGCGATGACTCCGACTACTCCCGTCGTCGGCCTGCCCGTGCAGACCGACTCGCCGCCGCGTTCGCGCTCGCCGCTTGCGCTCGCGATGGCGCGCTTCCTTCACAACCGCGCGGCCGTGTTCAGCCTCGTGCTGCTCGTGCTGATCACGCTCGCGTGCGTCGTCGGCCCGTGGCTGCTCGCGGCCGATCCCGCCGCGAGCGACTGGAGCTCGATCAGCCTGCCGCCGACGTGGGCGAACCAGCACTGGTTCGGCACCGACGAGCTCGGCCGCGACCTGCTGGTGCGCACGCTGATCGGCGGCCGCGTGTCGATCGAGGTCGGCGTGCTCGGCACGCTCGTGTCGGGCCTGTTCGGCGTCGCGTGGGGCGCGACCGCGGGCTTCGCGGGCGGCCGTGTCGACTCCGTGATGATGCGCATCGTCGACATGATGTACGCGATCCCGTACCTGCTGATCGCGATCCTGATGATGACCCTGTTCGGCCGCTCGTTCATGCTCGTCGTGCTGACCATCAGCGCGTTCTCGTGGATCGACATGGCGCGTGTCGTGCGCGGCCAGACGCTGTCGCTGCGCAACCGCGAGTTCGTCGATGCGGCGCGCGCGATCGGCGTGACGCCGACGTCGATCGTGCTGCGCCACGTCGTGCCGAACCTGCTCGGTGTGGTCGTCGTGTACGCGACCGTGTCGGTGCCGGGCATCGTGCTGACCGAATCGGTGCTGTCGTTCCTCGGCCTCGGCGTGCAGGAGCCGATGACGAGCTGGGGCGTGCTGATCCAGGACGGCGCGCAGAAACTGGAATCGATGCCGTGGCTGCTGCTGGCCCCGGCCGTCATGCTGTGCGTGACGCTCTACTGCGTGAACTTCGTTGGCGACGGCCTGCGTGACGCGCTCGACCCGAAGGATCGCTGAGATGGGTGCACTACTAGAAGTCGACAACCTCGGCGTGCGCTTCACGCGCAAGGATGCGCCGCCGATCGACGCCGTGAGCGGCGTGTCGTTCTCGCTCGAAGCCGGCAAGACGCTCGGCATCGTCGGCGAATCGGGCTCGGGCAAGAGCCAGACCGTGATGGCGCTGCTCGGCCTGCTGGCCGGCAACGGCACGACGACCGGCGCCGCGCGCTATCGCGGCGACAACCTGCTCGACATGGATACGCGCGCGCTGAACAAGGTGCGCGGCGACCGGATCGCAATGATCTTCCAGGATCCGATGACGTCGCTCAATCCGTTCCTGACGATCGAGCGGCAGATGACCGAGACGCTGCAGCTCCATCGCAAGCTGTCGCGCAAGGACGCGACCAGGCGCGCGATCGAGGCGCTCGAATCGGTGCGCATTCCCGACGCGGCGCGGCGCATCCGCATGTATCCGCACGAGTTCTCGGGCGGCATGCGCCAGCGCGTGATGATCGCGATGGCGCTCTTGTCCGAGCCGGAAATCCTGATCGCCGACGAGCCGACCACCGCGCTCGACGTGACCGTGCAGGCGCAGATCATCGACCTGCTGCGCGAGCTGAACCGCGAGCGCGGCACCGCGATCGTGCTGATCACGCACGACATGGGCGTGGTCGCCGGCCTCGCGGACGACGTGATGGTCATGTATGCGGGCCGCACCGTCGAATACGCGCCGGCCAACTCGATCTTCGCGGCGCCGTCGCATCCGTACACGATCGGCCTGCTCAACGCGCTGCCGCGCCTGACCGACGCCGACGATGCGCCGCTCGTCGCGATTCCCGGCAATCCACCGATGCCCGGCAC
Encoded here:
- a CDS encoding ABC transporter ATP-binding protein, with the translated sequence MGALLEVDNLGVRFTRKDAPPIDAVSGVSFSLEAGKTLGIVGESGSGKSQTVMALLGLLAGNGTTTGAARYRGDNLLDMDTRALNKVRGDRIAMIFQDPMTSLNPFLTIERQMTETLQLHRKLSRKDATRRAIEALESVRIPDAARRIRMYPHEFSGGMRQRVMIAMALLSEPEILIADEPTTALDVTVQAQIIDLLRELNRERGTAIVLITHDMGVVAGLADDVMVMYAGRTVEYAPANSIFAAPSHPYTIGLLNALPRLTDADDAPLVAIPGNPPMPGTAPAGCAFAKRCTYAEERCGAARPALETYGAAGAVRACHRPVADLTGGLR
- a CDS encoding ABC transporter permease — protein: MTPTTPVVGLPVQTDSPPRSRSPLALAMARFLHNRAAVFSLVLLVLITLACVVGPWLLAADPAASDWSSISLPPTWANQHWFGTDELGRDLLVRTLIGGRVSIEVGVLGTLVSGLFGVAWGATAGFAGGRVDSVMMRIVDMMYAIPYLLIAILMMTLFGRSFMLVVLTISAFSWIDMARVVRGQTLSLRNREFVDAARAIGVTPTSIVLRHVVPNLLGVVVVYATVSVPGIVLTESVLSFLGLGVQEPMTSWGVLIQDGAQKLESMPWLLLAPAVMLCVTLYCVNFVGDGLRDALDPKDR
- a CDS encoding ABC transporter permease subunit, translated to MLAYALRRTLWAVPTILAVVTVCYLLLHFTPGGPFDTEKQLSAATLANLNAKYHLDQPLWKQYLMYLDALLHGDLGPSFRYVDWSVNDLVRKALPVSLGVGGVSIPISIGLGVLLGTVAAVRRDSFIDRIVMLIGNVGNVVPPFVLGPVLVWIFAILLKTSAGNGWLPAGGWGDGGWQYRLLPIVLLTFINMSLLARVMRGSMIETLSSNYIRTARAKGLPGSTIVLRHALKPALMPVVSLFGTVCISSITAAVVTESVFALPGLGQLVVNGAINRDYTLVLGLVVLTTVCAVLFNLLVDLAYAWLDPRIRY